One window of the Hippoglossus hippoglossus isolate fHipHip1 chromosome 9, fHipHip1.pri, whole genome shotgun sequence genome contains the following:
- the ydjc gene encoding carbohydrate deacetylase: MPQPRMMLVVTGDDFGYCPRRNQGIVDCFQAGGISNVSLLVNTTAAKEAADLAKRHNIPIGLHANLSEGIPVCQSVQQASTLINHHGFFHGKMGFRQALERGQLSMKQVELELSAQVRQFRELTGHLPHHMDGHQHIHVLPEVREVFAQVLSDFSIPYTRVPVEPGLHSCPWLPVHLQRFCTQVEKDALDSIPVFTRYGIRWPDVYLGLTTMGQNMSVPNLQRALSHALAAGHSGTTSSSASGSNQSVVTAELMVHPGYPSHPDEGGCGEGPDDFSQSADRQHELNVLREPSLLAFYSQERVQLCAFKDL; encoded by the exons ATGCCACAGCCCAGAATGATGCTGGTGGTGACTGGAGATGATTTTGGTTACTGTCCAAGGAGGAACCAGGGAATTGTGGACTGTTTCCAGGCTGGAGGCATTTCCAATGTATCGCTGCTGGTTAACACCACTGCTGCAAAAGAGGCAGCTGATCTAGCTAAACG ACACAACATACCTATTGGCCTCCATGCTAACCTGTCAGAGGGCATTCCAGTATGTCAGAGTGTCCAGCAGGCCTCCACTCTGATAAACCACCATGGCTTCTTTCATGGGAAGATGGGCTTTCGTCAGGCCCTGGAGAGAGGTCAGCTCAGCATGAAACAG GTGGAGCTGGAATTGAGTGCCCAGGTCAGACAATTCAGGGAACTTACAGGTCACCTGCCACATCACATGGACGGACACCAGCACATCCATGTACTGCCAG AGGTGCGTGAGGTGTTTGCACAGGTGCTGTCAGATTTCAGCATTCCATACACTCGTGTTCCAGTGGAGCCAGGTTTACACAGCTGCCCGTGGCTACCAGTGCACCTCCAAAGATTCTGTACACAGGTGGAGAAGGACGCCTTGGACTCTATCCCTGTGTTCACACGCTATGGaatcag GTGGCCAGATGTGTACCTGGGACTGACCACAATGGGCCAGAACATGTCGGTCCCCAACCTGCAGAGGGCCCTCAGCCATGCTTTGGCTGCCGGGCATTCAGGCACTACCTCCAGCAGTGCATCAGGTTCAAATCAATCTGTGGTCACAGCAGAGCTCATGGTTCACCCAGGTTACCCCAGTCACCCAGATGAAGGAGGCTGCGGAGAGGGTCCTGATGATTTCTCCCAGTCAGCTGACAGACAGCATGAGCTGAACGTGCTTAGAGAACCATCCCTGCTGGCCTTCTATAGTCAGGAGAGAGTGCAGCTCTGTGCATTCAAAGACCTCTGA
- the ak6 gene encoding adenylate kinase isoenzyme 6 isoform X1, with amino-acid sequence MCYSSLANQVISSGSPESGTPGVGKTTLGKEVAQRTELTYVNIGDLAQEGQLYDGYDEEYKCPILDEDRVVDELDEKMVEGGVIIDYHGCDLFPERWFHIVFVLRTDNTQLYTRLESRGYTGKKLQDNVQCEIFQTIYEEAIEAYSEDIVHQLPSNTPEDLDRNLEQIVQWTEQWMKDHN; translated from the exons atGTGCTACAGCTCTCTAGCTAACCAAGTCATTTCGTCTGGATCCCCTGAATCAG GAACCCCTGGTGTTGGAAAGACCACTTTAGGAAAGGAAGTAGCCCAGCGAACAGAGCTGACTTATGTCAACATCGGAGACCTTGCTCAAGAAG GACAACTTTATGATGGTTATGACGAAGAGTATAAGTGCCCAATTTTAGATGAGGACCGG GTGGTGGATGAACTGGATGAAAAGATGGTAGAAGGTGGTGTGATTATTGACTATCATGGCTGTGACCTGTTTCCTGAACGCTGGTTTCATATTGTCTTTGTCCTGCGAACAGACAACACTCAGCTGTACACACGGTTGGAGAGCAG GGGTTACACAGGGAAGAAGCTGCAGGACAATGTGCAGTGTGAGATCTTCCAGACCATCTATGAGGAAGCCATTGAAGCTTACAGTGAAGATATTGTCCACCAACTGCCCAGCAACACTCCTGAAGACCTTGATCGCAACCTGGAGCAGATAGTGCAGTGGACTGAGCAGTGGATGAAGGACCATAACTAG
- the ak6 gene encoding adenylate kinase isoenzyme 6 isoform X2 → MKMRKRPNVLLTGTPGVGKTTLGKEVAQRTELTYVNIGDLAQEGQLYDGYDEEYKCPILDEDRVVDELDEKMVEGGVIIDYHGCDLFPERWFHIVFVLRTDNTQLYTRLESRGYTGKKLQDNVQCEIFQTIYEEAIEAYSEDIVHQLPSNTPEDLDRNLEQIVQWTEQWMKDHN, encoded by the exons ATGAAGATGAGGAAGCGCCCGAACGTTCTGCTAACAG GAACCCCTGGTGTTGGAAAGACCACTTTAGGAAAGGAAGTAGCCCAGCGAACAGAGCTGACTTATGTCAACATCGGAGACCTTGCTCAAGAAG GACAACTTTATGATGGTTATGACGAAGAGTATAAGTGCCCAATTTTAGATGAGGACCGG GTGGTGGATGAACTGGATGAAAAGATGGTAGAAGGTGGTGTGATTATTGACTATCATGGCTGTGACCTGTTTCCTGAACGCTGGTTTCATATTGTCTTTGTCCTGCGAACAGACAACACTCAGCTGTACACACGGTTGGAGAGCAG GGGTTACACAGGGAAGAAGCTGCAGGACAATGTGCAGTGTGAGATCTTCCAGACCATCTATGAGGAAGCCATTGAAGCTTACAGTGAAGATATTGTCCACCAACTGCCCAGCAACACTCCTGAAGACCTTGATCGCAACCTGGAGCAGATAGTGCAGTGGACTGAGCAGTGGATGAAGGACCATAACTAG